ATCACATTGGTGATGCACTGGAACACCAGTCAGCATGGTCTTTTTTATCATAATGTGCATTTGGAACCTATGGTGGGCCTTTCTGTTCTGGTATTCGAACGTGGTTTTTTTTACTGGCTTCATATAGTATATATTAATATAGCCTTACTGGCCGGTTTTATAATATTGTTTTTCTCGTACAGAGAAAGTCAGGGATATTTCCGGAGGCAGTTGAAAATGCTGTTTCTGAGTGTTGCCTTGCCATGGATCGTTTTTATTTTCTATATTGCCGGAATCGGCCCAAAAGGCATTGATCTGAATCCTTTCGGCTTTATGCTGATGGGTCTGGTTATAGGATATGGTTTGTTTTTTCAACAGTTTCTGGAGATTACTCCTGTTGCCTTTTCTGCCATTTTTCGCAATATGCGCGAAGGAGTTATTATTTTTGATGCAGGCAAACGAATAACAGGTTTTAATCCGGCGCTGACGCAATATTTCCCTTTTATTAAAGAGCAGTGGATTGGAGTATCTGCTGCCAATCTTCCCGTTATCCTGAATCCTTTAAAGAATCTTCTTGAAAATCCCGCAATTGATGAAATTGAATTTCCCTGCGAATTAAATTCGGGCAGGAAATATTTTCATGCAGCTATTTCCCTGCTTTTTGACAACCGGTCGCGACCACAGGGTTATGCTATTATTTTATTCGACATCACAGCCCGAAAAGAAGCGGAGGAAAAACTGGAGGAAAGCGAGAAACGGCTTGCCCAGCTTAATGTTACCAAAGACAGGATTTTATCTGTTATTGCCCATGATTTGCGGAACCCATTTAATCAGGTCATAGGATTTTCAGAGGTTCTTCTGGCCCAGGCAGGAAAATATTCAGAGGAAAAAACCAGGGAGATTCTGGGATATATTCATGTAACTTCGTTGAAAGCCAGTCAGTTGCTCGAAAATTTGTTGCAGTGGGTCGGAGCACAGACAGGAAGATTTTCCTTTGTCCCGGAACCTGTTGATATTAATATTCTTTTAAAGGAAAATATTGCTATGCTTGGAGGGGCTGCTGCAGGGAAGAATATCCGTCTTGTGTATTCATCCGGAGAGCAGGGTATTGTCTTTGCCGATAGGAATATGCTGGAAGTGATTATCCGCAACCTTTTGTCGAACGCACTGAAGTTTACCGGTTCAGGAGGGATGATTGAAACAGGGTGCAGTTCAGATGATGATGGAATTACTGTATATGTAAAGGATACGGGAACAGGTATTTCACAGGAACAGGCTGAGCGGCTTTTTACCCAACCTTTGAATGAAACTACAAAAGGGACCATGGGTGAAAAAGGTTCAGGTATGGGGCTGGCTTTATGTAAGGAGTTTGTGGAACAGCACCATGGGCGAATCTGGGTAGAAAGCATTCCAGGTAAAGGGAGTACATTTTTCTTCTGGTTGCCCAAAAGATAGACATGTAAATAACTTTCTGCTGCTGAGTTTTCTCTATATTTAATCTTAAATTATCGTTTATTTCTATCTTTACCAGCTTTTCTTACGATAGAAACAAATGGTAAATTTCTCCGGTGGCAGAAAAAAGCCTTTGATCAGCGGGAAGGGAAGATCATTGATCTCGCGTTTAATTCCTGAGCCTTCGTTTATTGTTTTGCTCAAGCGGCTTATCCTGATGTATTTCCTTTTCAGCCTTTGCCGGCTGGGCTTTTACTTTTTCAATACTTTTCTCTTCCAGGGAGTTACAGCCGGAAAACTGGTTCGGTTTATGGCCGCCGGGCTTAAATTTGACACGGTGGCTATTCTGTACACGAACATTCTTTACATACTTTTCTATATTTTGCCCTTGCCCTGGAAGTATAACCGTGTTTCACGAGTCATTCTCGATACGGTTTTTATCATAACAAATGCGGTTGCTCTGCTCGCCAATATTGCTGATTTCATTTACTTCCGTTTCACCCTCCGCCGCACCACCATGACGCTTTTCAGGGAGTTCAGCCATGAAACCAACCTGGGAAAACTCTCCTTCCGGTTTATTTTCGATTACTGGCCGGCCACCTTATTTTTTCTGGGCGTTCTTGCGGTTCTTATTTATGGTGTCAGGCGTATCCGGATGCCTGACAACTACAAGGAACCACTGGTTTCCTATTTTCTGAAAGGTTTGGTGGTTATGGCCCTGAGCATAGGGTTGTTTATCGGGGGGGTAAGGGGAGGATTCCGTCACAGCACGCGCCCCATTACATTGAGCAATGCAGGAGAGTATGTCGATGAGCCAAAGGAAACACATATTGTCCTGAATACACCTTTTTGCCTTTACAAAACTATCGGCATTCAGGATTTTGAGAAAGTTCATTTTTTTGCCAGTGAAGACTCTCTGGAAGCTGTTTACAATCCGGTGAAGCACCCTGTCCCGGATGGTCCTTTTGTGCCGCGCAATGTGGTGATTTTTATCCTGGAAAGCTTTGGCACCGAAAATTTCGGATTTTTCAACAAGGATCTTGAGAACGGGAAGTACAAGGGCTATACTCCTTTTCTGGATTCGCTCTGCCATCACAGCCTCGTTTTCCGGACCAGTTATGCCAACGGGAGGAAATCAATTGATGCCCTTCCTTCCGTTCTGAGCAGTATTCCGCATGTGAGGGAGCCCTATATTGTAACGCAATATTACGACAACAAGATCAACAGCCTTGGAAGTCTGCTCAAGGAGAAAGGCTATTATACGGCA
This genomic interval from Bacteroidales bacterium contains the following:
- a CDS encoding PAS domain S-box protein translates to MHAAVIFLFLASFISLVLAVYSFRFRHSQGIMNFNLLMLCVTIYSFAYALELNSNTLAEALFWNKIEYFGISCIPAFFLLFVLRYTHNDAWLGNKTIPLFFVIPAITLVMHWNTSQHGLFYHNVHLEPMVGLSVLVFERGFFYWLHIVYINIALLAGFIILFFSYRESQGYFRRQLKMLFLSVALPWIVFIFYIAGIGPKGIDLNPFGFMLMGLVIGYGLFFQQFLEITPVAFSAIFRNMREGVIIFDAGKRITGFNPALTQYFPFIKEQWIGVSAANLPVILNPLKNLLENPAIDEIEFPCELNSGRKYFHAAISLLFDNRSRPQGYAIILFDITARKEAEEKLEESEKRLAQLNVTKDRILSVIAHDLRNPFNQVIGFSEVLLAQAGKYSEEKTREILGYIHVTSLKASQLLENLLQWVGAQTGRFSFVPEPVDINILLKENIAMLGGAAAGKNIRLVYSSGEQGIVFADRNMLEVIIRNLLSNALKFTGSGGMIETGCSSDDDGITVYVKDTGTGISQEQAERLFTQPLNETTKGTMGEKGSGMGLALCKEFVEQHHGRIWVESIPGKGSTFFFWLPKR
- a CDS encoding sulfatase-like hydrolase/transferase, whose amino-acid sequence is MVNFSGGRKKPLISGKGRSLISRLIPEPSFIVLLKRLILMYFLFSLCRLGFYFFNTFLFQGVTAGKLVRFMAAGLKFDTVAILYTNILYILFYILPLPWKYNRVSRVILDTVFIITNAVALLANIADFIYFRFTLRRTTMTLFREFSHETNLGKLSFRFIFDYWPATLFFLGVLAVLIYGVRRIRMPDNYKEPLVSYFLKGLVVMALSIGLFIGGVRGGFRHSTRPITLSNAGEYVDEPKETHIVLNTPFCLYKTIGIQDFEKVHFFASEDSLEAVYNPVKHPVPDGPFVPRNVVIFILESFGTENFGFFNKDLENGKYKGYTPFLDSLCHHSLVFRTSYANGRKSIDALPSVLSSIPHVREPYIVTQYYDNKINSLGSLLKEKGYYTAFFHGAPNGSMGFSSFTRLAGFDHYYGMSEYGNSDDFDGTWGIWDEPFFQFFRQKLGSFPEPFLGVIFSVSSHHPFELPAKYKGKFPEGPHPIHRTIAYTDHALRMFFNEARKEPWFRNTLFVFTADHTQTTPSHPEYLTSAGLFRVPVIFYMPWADSGSVSDDLIQQTDIMPTVLGMLHYDKPYFAFGFDVFHEPEHFVANYHSGVFQIFQGDYMLQFNGVTTTGLYDLHQDPLLNHNLAETKKDVRARLELLAKAFMQQYVNRMIENRMTAPEQN